From Tachysurus fulvidraco isolate hzauxx_2018 chromosome 10, HZAU_PFXX_2.0, whole genome shotgun sequence, one genomic window encodes:
- the tjp1b gene encoding tight junction protein ZO-1 isoform X5, whose protein sequence is MVNYQKYITVMQLALGVTATNRDRSLPPRKHMWIFPKHEKDKYGPAVYYPKIHKFIGNPESLSIVGDSEDSAQGKPSLRRIKGRIHRSKSLDSIDLLDSNQSAAMEETVIWEQHTVTLHRAPGFGFGIAISGGRDNPHFQSGETSIVISDVLKGGPAEGLLQENDRVVTVNSVSMDNVEHAYAVQQLRKSGKNAKITIRRKRKVQVPSGRHGERETMSEHDEDDDSYEDEIYEVRSGRSGYGGGGASGRRSARGDRQGTRRERDRERSASRDRSMSPRSERHSVSSNLASRPAKVTLVKSRKNEAEYGLRLASHIFVKDISPESLAARDGNIQEGDVVLKINGTVTENLSLIDAKKLIERSKGKLKMVVQRDERATLLNIPDLDDSIPSANASDRDDISDIHSVASDHSNRSHDKKRSSRSRSPDRRSEPSDHSRHSPPQISNGSHRSRDEDRISKPLPLPAKMVEETHKALEQTGTREEKQLPPLPEPKPVYAQPGQPDVDLPVSPADAPVPSVAHDDSILRPSMKLVKFKKGESVGLRLAGGNDVGIFVAGVLEDSPAAKEGLEEGDQILRVNNVDFANIIREEAVLFLLDLPKGDDVTILAQKKKDVYRRIVESDVGDSFYIRTHFEYEKESPYGLSFNKGEVFRVVDTLYNGKLGSWLAIRIGKNHQEVERGIIPNKNRAEQLSSVQYTLPKTAGGDRADFWRFRGLRSSKRNLRKSREDLSAQPVQTKFPAYERVVLREAGFLRPVVVFGPIADVAREKLSREETDIFELAKSEPRDAGTDQRSSGIIRLHTIKQIIDRDKHAVLDITPNAVDRLNYAQWYPIVVFLNPDSKQGVKNMRTRLCPESRKSARKLYERALKLRKNNHHLFTTTINLNNMNDGWYGALKETIQQQQNQLVWVSEGKADGAPEDDLDIHDDRLSYLSAPGSEYSMYSTDSRHTSDYEDTDTEGGAYTDQELDETLNDEVGLPSEPAITRSSEPVREDPPVIQDVPAYPSYQHAAPQPEPTNRIESAGFKIPAPQQQAEAAVALPSFPPAVASVPPAVEPTAPLAGTKSTEPPGTAQADSLNLPAPEPESQPDPELAQAPTHDPHQSLAPSPHPKQMYKKDLYSVDEPVRVNHMMKPQQPQSIAPPSSLSYSHQPVYQDKQPYREYDHPPYGYDGGSYAQPKPHNFNTHMHYDNRVPHYEELWPQYDQQSSAQPPPPPPPAGSGYPQGHQPPTLSYEPRSPYEDGPTQDYSPPQPRYDEPPVAYDSRPLRHGKPGPVRYEDPPPPSVVYDARSPYEPEVHGLPINNPRSPDPPKQYYGDASLRPTYNPGLPNRGYKPGQHEPLNSDPPVPPPKPEVVLSPGEPIHTATDKPLPPPARDDPEEEDPAMKPQSVLNRVKMFENKRSVSVDRAKEAGDVPGIRPTDIPKPVTAPGPVSKANSLNNLEQEKPAYRAPEPQKPRLGDEAVRTNHYDPDEDEEYYRKQLSYFDRRSFDNKSVTQPAVNRFHDIAKPAQPQLGYPYNRTESGEKVSPVEKRYEPVPQVNPVPTPYGQSGPAVPPTSLPKLSNAEVNSLPDPHNSPKGKPELSTLRPPTRDDPVQGNYLPQKSPVNGTDIPPKTLSVPAPTSYNRYVPKPYTSTARPFERKFESPKFNHNLLPNDTQTKPIVVNNNVKTHLSPQPQDTDSGVDTFTRTMDNRPKYQHNNVNAIPKAIPVSPNALDDDDEDEGHTVVATARGIFNCNGGVLSSIETGVSIIIPQGAIPESVEQEIYFKVCRDNSILPPLDKEKGETLLSPLVMCGPHGLKFLKPVELRLPHCASMTPDGDPKCWQNKSLPGDPNYLVGANCVSVLIDHF, encoded by the exons CAGAGTGCAGCAATGGAGGAGACGGTGATATGGGAGCAGCACACAGTAACTTTACACAGG GCTCCAGGGTTTGGGTTTGGAATTGCCATCTCAGGCGGGAGGGACAACCCCCACTTCCAGAGTGGAGAGACGTCTATAGTCATCTCTGATGTGCTCAAGGGAGGGCCAGCAGAGGGCCTACTGCA GGAGAATGACAGGGTTGTCACGGTTAACTCTGTCTCCATGGATAACGTGGAACATGCATATGCGGTGCAACAGCTACGGAAAAGCGGAAAGAACGCAAAAATA ACCATCAGACGAAAGAGGAAGGTTCAGGTCCCCTCAGGACGTCACGGAGAGCGAGAAACCATGTCTGAGCATGACGAGGATGATGACAGTTATGAAGACGAGATCTATGAAGTGCGGAGTGGGCGGAGTGGGTACGGCGGAGGAGGGGCCAGCGGAAGACGCAGCGCTAGAGGCGATCGACAGGGCACAAGACGGGAGCGGGACAGAGAACGTAGCGCCTCTAGAGACAGGAGCATGTCTCCACGCTCAGAGCGCCACTCCGTCTCTTCCAACCTGGCTTCCCGTCCAGCCAAGGTCACACTTGTCAAGTCTCGCAAGAATGAAG CAGAATATGGCCTTCGCCTGGCCAGCCACATCTTTGTGAAGGATATCTCTCCCGAGAGCCTGGCTGCCAGGGACGGCAACATCCAGGAAGGAGATGTGGTGCTGAAG ATAAATGGCACGGTGACGGAGAACCTCTCCCTGATAGATGCTAAGAAGCTGATTGAAAGGTCGAAGGGCAAGTTGAAGATGGTTGtgcagagagacgagagagcCACATTGCTTAACATCCCTGATCTAGATGACAGCATCCCCTCAGCCAATGCTTCCGATAGAGATG ATATTTCAGATATCCACTCTGTAGCATCTGATCATTCGAACCGATCCCATGACAAGAAGAGGAGCAGTCGCTCTCGTTCCCCAGACCGGCGCTCTGAGCCCTCAGACCATTCCAGACATTCTCCTCCACAAATCAGCAATGGCAG TCACAGAAGTCGTGATGAGGATCGAATCTCAAAGCCTCTCCCCTTGCCGGCTAAAATGGTGGAGGAGACTCATAAAGCACTGGAACAGACTGGGACCAGAGAGGAGAAACAGCTCCCCCCCCTGCCAG AGCCAAAGCCTGTGTATGCCCAGCCTGGCCAGCCTGATGTGGATTTGCCAGTTAGTCCAGCAGATGCTCCTGTGCCCAGTGTAGCCCATGATGACAGCATCTTACG GCCTAGTATGAAGTTGGTAAAGTTTAAGAAGGGTGAGAGCGTGGGGCTACGGCTGGCTGGGGGCAATGATGTGGGCATTTTTGTGGCTGGTGTGTTGGAGGACAGTCCTGCTGCTAAAGAAGGCCTCGAGGAGGGAGACCAGATACTCAGG GTCAATAATGTCGACTTTGCAAACATCATCCGTGAAGAAGCTGTGCTGTTTCTTTTGGATCTGCCCAAAGGAGATGATGTCACCATCCTGGcccagaaaaagaaagatg TGTACAGACGAATTGTGGAGTCGGATGTGGGCGACTCATTTTATATTCGGACTCATTTTGAGTACGAGAAAGAGTCTCCGTATGGCCTGAGTTTTAATAAGGGTGAGGTGTTCCGAGTTGTAGATACCCTTTACAATGGCAAGCTGGGGTCCTGGCTTGCCATTCGGATTGGCAAGAACCACCAGGAGGTGGAGAGGGGCATCATTCCCAACAAGAACAG AGCGGAGCAACTCTCCAGTGTGCAGTACACGCTTCCAAAGACAGCAGGAGGCGATAGGGCAGACTTCTGGAGGTTCCGTGGCCTTAGGAGCTCCAAGAGGAACCTGAGGAAAAGTAGAGAGGATCTCTCTGCTCAGCCTGTCCAAACTAAATTCCCCGCCTATGAGAGAGTAGTACTCAGAGAAG CTGGTTTCCTGAGACCTGTAGTTGTGTTCGGTCCCATTGCTGATGTTGCAAGAGAGAAACTTTCAAGGGAGGAAACGGACATCTTTGAGCTTGCCA AGAGTGAGCCCAGAGATGCAGGCACGGACCAGCGCAGTTCTGGAATCATCCGTCTCCATACCATTAAACAGATTATTGATAGA GATAAACATGCAGTGTTGGACATCACCCCTAATGCTGTGGACCGTCTAAACTATGCCCAGTGGTACCCCATCGTGGTGTTTCTGAACCCAGACAGCAAACAGGGTGTGAAGAACATGAGGACCAGGCTTTGTCCTGAGTCCAGAAAGAGTGCAAGGAAACTGTATGAGCGTGCCCTCAAACTGAGGAAGAACAACCACCATCTTTTCACAA CCACTATTAATTTAAACAACATGAACGATGGATGGTATGGAGCTCTGAAAGAGACCATCCAGCAACAGCAGAACCAGCTGGTCTGGGTTTCTGAGGGCAAG GCTGATGGAGCTCCAGAGGATGACTTGGACATCCATGATGACCGCTTGTCCTACCTCTCAGCACCAGGCAGTGAGTACAGCATGTACAGTACCGACAGTCGCCACACGTCTGACTACGAGGACACGGACACTGAGGGTGGTGCCTATACAGACCAGGAGCTGGATGAGACCCTGAACGATGAGGTGGGCTTACCCAGTGAGCCTGCTATCACCCGCTCTTCAGAGCCTGTGCGAGAGGATCCACCCGTCATTCAAGACGTTCCAGCCTACCCCAGTTACCAGCATGCAGCTCCCCAACCTGAGCCCACAAACCGCATCGAGTCTGCTGGATTTAAGATTCCTGCTCCCCAGCAG CAGGCTGAGGCTGCTGTGGCCCTGCCCTCCTTCCCCCCTGCAGTGGCATCAGTGCCCCCTGCTGTTGAGCCCACCGCACCACTAGCGGGTACGAAATCCACGGAGCCACCTGGCACCGCTCAGGCCGACTCACTTAACCTTCCCGCCCCAGAACCCGAGTCCCAGCCCGATCCTGAGCTCGCTCAGGCCCCAACACACGACCCCCACCAGTCGCTCGCGCCCAGCCCACATCCAAAG CAGATGTATAAGAAGGATCTGTACAGTGTGGATGAGCCTGTGCGGGTAAATCACATGATGAAGCCCCAGCAGCCACAATCCATAGCTCCCCCATCCTCTCTGTCCTACAGCCACCAGCCTGTGTACCAGGACAAACAGCCATACCGAGAGTACGACCACCCGCCTTACGGCTATGATGGTGGCAGCTACGCACAACCAAAGCCTCACAACTTCAACACGCACATGCACTATGACAACCGCGTGCCTCATTATGAGGAACTGTGGCCCCAGTATGACCAGCAGTCCTCGGCccagcctcctcctcctcctcctccagctggGTCAGGCTATCCTCAGGGCCACCAGCCTCCCACTTTGAGCTACGAGCCCCGTTCTCCCTATGAGGATGGGCCTACGCAGGACTATAGCCCTCCTCAGCCTCGCTATGATGAGCCACCTGTGGCTTATGATAGCCGACCACTACGGCATGGAAAACCAGGGCCTGTTCGCTATGAGGATCCTCCTCCTCCCTCGGTTGTGTATGACGCACGCTCTCCTTATGAACCAGAGGTTCATGGTTTGCCCATCAATAACCCCCGCTCCCCTGACCCTCCTAAGCAGTATTATGGAGATGCATCTTTGAGACCTACATACAACCCAGGGCTACCAAATCGTGGCTACAAACCAGGGCAACATGAACCTCTGAATTCTGATCCTCCAGTTCCTCCTCCAAAACCTGAAGTTGTGCTTTCCCCTGGGGAGCCAATACACACTGCAACTGATAAACCACTGCCTCCTCCAGCCAGAGACGATCCAGAGGAGGAGGATCCTGCCATGAAACCTCAGTCTGTTCTGAACAGGGTCAAGATGTTTGAGAATAAGCGCTCTGTGAGTGTAGACAGAGCCAAAGAGGCTGGAGATGTTCCAGGGATCAGG CCCACAGATATCCCCAAACCTGTAACTGCCCCTGGCCCAGTATCCAAGGCCAACTCTCTCAACAACTTGGAACAAGAGAAACCTGCATATAG GGCTCCAGAGCCACAAAAACCTCGCTTAGGAGATGAGGCAGTTCGCACCAACCACTATGACCCCGATGAAGATGAAGAGTATTACAGAAAACAGCTATCCTACTTTGACCGCCGCAGCTTTGACAATAAGTCTGTGACTCAACCTGCAGTCAATCGTTTCCATGATATTGCTAAACCTGCACAGCCTCAGCTAGGATACCCTTATAACAG GACAGAGTCAGGGGAGAAGGTGAGCCCTGTGGAGAAGAGATATGAGCCAGTCCCACAAGTTAACCCTGTACCAACTCCTTATGGCCAGTCAGGACCTGCTGTCCCACCCACATCCCTACCCAAACTCAGCAATGCAGAAG TGAACTCTCTCCCAGATCCCCACAATTCCCCCAAAGGCAAACCTGAATTGTCTACTCTCCGCCCTCCTACCCGGGATGACCCAGTCCAAGGCAACTACCTTCCCCAAAAGTCTCCAGTTAATGGGACTGACATCCCACCCAAGACTCTAAGTGTCCCTGCTCCCACCAGTTACAACCGCTATGTTCCAAAGCCTTACACGAGCACTGCACGGCCATTCGAGCGCAAGTTTGAGAGCCCTAAATTCAACCACAACCTTCTGCCCAATGACACCCAGACCAAGCCAATCGTGGTGAACAACAACGTCAAAACCCACCTCTCACCTCAACCCCAGGACACAGATAGTGGAGTGGACACATTCACTCGCACTATGGACAACAGGCCCAAATATCAGCACAACAATGTCAACGCTATCCCGAAAGCTATCCCTGTCAG CCCCAATGcactggatgatgatgatgaagatgaaggacACACTGTGGTTGCTACAGCACGGGGTATCTTTAATTGTAACGGTGGCGTATTGAGCTCAATCGAGACGGGTGTGAGTATTATCATCCCCCAGGGAGCCATTCCTGAAAGTGTGGAGCAGGAGATCTACTTTAAAGTGTGCAGAGATAACAGCATCCTGCCTCCACTGGACAAGGAGAAAG GTGAAACTCTGCTCAGCCCCCTGGTCATGTGTGGGCCTCATGGTCTGAAGTTCCTGAAGCCAGTGGAGCTGCGCTTGCCACACTGTGCGTCTATGACCCCTGATG GTGACCCCAAATGCTGGCAGAATAAATCTCTCCCAGGGGACCCCAATTACCTGGTGGGCGctaactgtgtgtctgtgctcatTGACCACTTCTGA
- the tjp1b gene encoding tight junction protein ZO-1 isoform X7 — MVNYQKYITVMQLALGVTATNRDRSLPPRKHMWIFPKHEKDKYGPAVYYPKIHKFIGNPESLSIVGDSEDSAQGKPSLRRIKGRIHRSKSLDSIDLLDSNQSAAMEETVIWEQHTVTLHRAPGFGFGIAISGGRDNPHFQSGETSIVISDVLKGGPAEGLLQENDRVVTVNSVSMDNVEHAYAVQQLRKSGKNAKITIRRKRKVQVPSGRHGERETMSEHDEDDDSYEDEIYEVRSGRSGYGGGGASGRRSARGDRQGTRRERDRERSASRDRSMSPRSERHSVSSNLASRPAKVTLVKSRKNEAEYGLRLASHIFVKDISPESLAARDGNIQEGDVVLKINGTVTENLSLIDAKKLIERSKGKLKMVVQRDERATLLNIPDLDDSIPSANASDRDDISDIHSVASDHSNRSHDKKRSSRSRSPDRRSEPSDHSRHSPPQISNGSHRSRDEDRISKPLPLPAKMVEETHKALEQTGTREEKQLPPLPEPKPVYAQPGQPDVDLPVSPADAPVPSVAHDDSILRPSMKLVKFKKGESVGLRLAGGNDVGIFVAGVLEDSPAAKEGLEEGDQILRVNNVDFANIIREEAVLFLLDLPKGDDVTILAQKKKDVYRRIVESDVGDSFYIRTHFEYEKESPYGLSFNKGEVFRVVDTLYNGKLGSWLAIRIGKNHQEVERGIIPNKNRAEQLSSVQYTLPKTAGGDRADFWRFRGLRSSKRNLRKSREDLSAQPVQTKFPAYERVVLREAGFLRPVVVFGPIADVAREKLSREETDIFELAKSEPRDAGTDQRSSGIIRLHTIKQIIDRDKHAVLDITPNAVDRLNYAQWYPIVVFLNPDSKQGVKNMRTRLCPESRKSARKLYERALKLRKNNHHLFTTTINLNNMNDGWYGALKETIQQQQNQLVWVSEGKADGAPEDDLDIHDDRLSYLSAPGSEYSMYSTDSRHTSDYEDTDTEGGAYTDQELDETLNDEVGLPSEPAITRSSEPVREDPPVIQDVPAYPSYQHAAPQPEPTNRIESAGFKIPAPQQQMYKKDLYSVDEPVRVNHMMKPQQPQSIAPPSSLSYSHQPVYQDKQPYREYDHPPYGYDGGSYAQPKPHNFNTHMHYDNRVPHYEELWPQYDQQSSAQPPPPPPPAGSGYPQGHQPPTLSYEPRSPYEDGPTQDYSPPQPRYDEPPVAYDSRPLRHGKPGPVRYEDPPPPSVVYDARSPYEPEVHGLPINNPRSPDPPKQYYGDASLRPTYNPGLPNRGYKPGQHEPLNSDPPVPPPKPEVVLSPGEPIHTATDKPLPPPARDDPEEEDPAMKPQSVLNRVKMFENKRSVSVDRAKEAGDVPGIRPTDIPKPVTAPGPVSKANSLNNLEQEKPAYRAPEPQKPRLGDEAVRTNHYDPDEDEEYYRKQLSYFDRRSFDNKSVTQPAVNRFHDIAKPAQPQLGYPYNRTESGEKVSPVEKRYEPVPQVNPVPTPYGQSGPAVPPTSLPKLSNAEVNSLPDPHNSPKGKPELSTLRPPTRDDPVQGNYLPQKSPVNGTDIPPKTLSVPAPTSYNRYVPKPYTSTARPFERKFESPKFNHNLLPNDTQTKPIVVNNNVKTHLSPQPQDTDSGVDTFTRTMDNRPKYQHNNVNAIPKAIPVSPNALDDDDEDEGHTVVATARGIFNCNGGVLSSIETGVSIIIPQGAIPESVEQEIYFKVCRDNSILPPLDKEKGETLLSPLVMCGPHGLKFLKPVELRLPHCASMTPDGWSFALKSSDSSSGDPKCWQNKSLPGDPNYLVGANCVSVLIDHF; from the exons CAGAGTGCAGCAATGGAGGAGACGGTGATATGGGAGCAGCACACAGTAACTTTACACAGG GCTCCAGGGTTTGGGTTTGGAATTGCCATCTCAGGCGGGAGGGACAACCCCCACTTCCAGAGTGGAGAGACGTCTATAGTCATCTCTGATGTGCTCAAGGGAGGGCCAGCAGAGGGCCTACTGCA GGAGAATGACAGGGTTGTCACGGTTAACTCTGTCTCCATGGATAACGTGGAACATGCATATGCGGTGCAACAGCTACGGAAAAGCGGAAAGAACGCAAAAATA ACCATCAGACGAAAGAGGAAGGTTCAGGTCCCCTCAGGACGTCACGGAGAGCGAGAAACCATGTCTGAGCATGACGAGGATGATGACAGTTATGAAGACGAGATCTATGAAGTGCGGAGTGGGCGGAGTGGGTACGGCGGAGGAGGGGCCAGCGGAAGACGCAGCGCTAGAGGCGATCGACAGGGCACAAGACGGGAGCGGGACAGAGAACGTAGCGCCTCTAGAGACAGGAGCATGTCTCCACGCTCAGAGCGCCACTCCGTCTCTTCCAACCTGGCTTCCCGTCCAGCCAAGGTCACACTTGTCAAGTCTCGCAAGAATGAAG CAGAATATGGCCTTCGCCTGGCCAGCCACATCTTTGTGAAGGATATCTCTCCCGAGAGCCTGGCTGCCAGGGACGGCAACATCCAGGAAGGAGATGTGGTGCTGAAG ATAAATGGCACGGTGACGGAGAACCTCTCCCTGATAGATGCTAAGAAGCTGATTGAAAGGTCGAAGGGCAAGTTGAAGATGGTTGtgcagagagacgagagagcCACATTGCTTAACATCCCTGATCTAGATGACAGCATCCCCTCAGCCAATGCTTCCGATAGAGATG ATATTTCAGATATCCACTCTGTAGCATCTGATCATTCGAACCGATCCCATGACAAGAAGAGGAGCAGTCGCTCTCGTTCCCCAGACCGGCGCTCTGAGCCCTCAGACCATTCCAGACATTCTCCTCCACAAATCAGCAATGGCAG TCACAGAAGTCGTGATGAGGATCGAATCTCAAAGCCTCTCCCCTTGCCGGCTAAAATGGTGGAGGAGACTCATAAAGCACTGGAACAGACTGGGACCAGAGAGGAGAAACAGCTCCCCCCCCTGCCAG AGCCAAAGCCTGTGTATGCCCAGCCTGGCCAGCCTGATGTGGATTTGCCAGTTAGTCCAGCAGATGCTCCTGTGCCCAGTGTAGCCCATGATGACAGCATCTTACG GCCTAGTATGAAGTTGGTAAAGTTTAAGAAGGGTGAGAGCGTGGGGCTACGGCTGGCTGGGGGCAATGATGTGGGCATTTTTGTGGCTGGTGTGTTGGAGGACAGTCCTGCTGCTAAAGAAGGCCTCGAGGAGGGAGACCAGATACTCAGG GTCAATAATGTCGACTTTGCAAACATCATCCGTGAAGAAGCTGTGCTGTTTCTTTTGGATCTGCCCAAAGGAGATGATGTCACCATCCTGGcccagaaaaagaaagatg TGTACAGACGAATTGTGGAGTCGGATGTGGGCGACTCATTTTATATTCGGACTCATTTTGAGTACGAGAAAGAGTCTCCGTATGGCCTGAGTTTTAATAAGGGTGAGGTGTTCCGAGTTGTAGATACCCTTTACAATGGCAAGCTGGGGTCCTGGCTTGCCATTCGGATTGGCAAGAACCACCAGGAGGTGGAGAGGGGCATCATTCCCAACAAGAACAG AGCGGAGCAACTCTCCAGTGTGCAGTACACGCTTCCAAAGACAGCAGGAGGCGATAGGGCAGACTTCTGGAGGTTCCGTGGCCTTAGGAGCTCCAAGAGGAACCTGAGGAAAAGTAGAGAGGATCTCTCTGCTCAGCCTGTCCAAACTAAATTCCCCGCCTATGAGAGAGTAGTACTCAGAGAAG CTGGTTTCCTGAGACCTGTAGTTGTGTTCGGTCCCATTGCTGATGTTGCAAGAGAGAAACTTTCAAGGGAGGAAACGGACATCTTTGAGCTTGCCA AGAGTGAGCCCAGAGATGCAGGCACGGACCAGCGCAGTTCTGGAATCATCCGTCTCCATACCATTAAACAGATTATTGATAGA GATAAACATGCAGTGTTGGACATCACCCCTAATGCTGTGGACCGTCTAAACTATGCCCAGTGGTACCCCATCGTGGTGTTTCTGAACCCAGACAGCAAACAGGGTGTGAAGAACATGAGGACCAGGCTTTGTCCTGAGTCCAGAAAGAGTGCAAGGAAACTGTATGAGCGTGCCCTCAAACTGAGGAAGAACAACCACCATCTTTTCACAA CCACTATTAATTTAAACAACATGAACGATGGATGGTATGGAGCTCTGAAAGAGACCATCCAGCAACAGCAGAACCAGCTGGTCTGGGTTTCTGAGGGCAAG GCTGATGGAGCTCCAGAGGATGACTTGGACATCCATGATGACCGCTTGTCCTACCTCTCAGCACCAGGCAGTGAGTACAGCATGTACAGTACCGACAGTCGCCACACGTCTGACTACGAGGACACGGACACTGAGGGTGGTGCCTATACAGACCAGGAGCTGGATGAGACCCTGAACGATGAGGTGGGCTTACCCAGTGAGCCTGCTATCACCCGCTCTTCAGAGCCTGTGCGAGAGGATCCACCCGTCATTCAAGACGTTCCAGCCTACCCCAGTTACCAGCATGCAGCTCCCCAACCTGAGCCCACAAACCGCATCGAGTCTGCTGGATTTAAGATTCCTGCTCCCCAGCAG CAGATGTATAAGAAGGATCTGTACAGTGTGGATGAGCCTGTGCGGGTAAATCACATGATGAAGCCCCAGCAGCCACAATCCATAGCTCCCCCATCCTCTCTGTCCTACAGCCACCAGCCTGTGTACCAGGACAAACAGCCATACCGAGAGTACGACCACCCGCCTTACGGCTATGATGGTGGCAGCTACGCACAACCAAAGCCTCACAACTTCAACACGCACATGCACTATGACAACCGCGTGCCTCATTATGAGGAACTGTGGCCCCAGTATGACCAGCAGTCCTCGGCccagcctcctcctcctcctcctccagctggGTCAGGCTATCCTCAGGGCCACCAGCCTCCCACTTTGAGCTACGAGCCCCGTTCTCCCTATGAGGATGGGCCTACGCAGGACTATAGCCCTCCTCAGCCTCGCTATGATGAGCCACCTGTGGCTTATGATAGCCGACCACTACGGCATGGAAAACCAGGGCCTGTTCGCTATGAGGATCCTCCTCCTCCCTCGGTTGTGTATGACGCACGCTCTCCTTATGAACCAGAGGTTCATGGTTTGCCCATCAATAACCCCCGCTCCCCTGACCCTCCTAAGCAGTATTATGGAGATGCATCTTTGAGACCTACATACAACCCAGGGCTACCAAATCGTGGCTACAAACCAGGGCAACATGAACCTCTGAATTCTGATCCTCCAGTTCCTCCTCCAAAACCTGAAGTTGTGCTTTCCCCTGGGGAGCCAATACACACTGCAACTGATAAACCACTGCCTCCTCCAGCCAGAGACGATCCAGAGGAGGAGGATCCTGCCATGAAACCTCAGTCTGTTCTGAACAGGGTCAAGATGTTTGAGAATAAGCGCTCTGTGAGTGTAGACAGAGCCAAAGAGGCTGGAGATGTTCCAGGGATCAGG CCCACAGATATCCCCAAACCTGTAACTGCCCCTGGCCCAGTATCCAAGGCCAACTCTCTCAACAACTTGGAACAAGAGAAACCTGCATATAG GGCTCCAGAGCCACAAAAACCTCGCTTAGGAGATGAGGCAGTTCGCACCAACCACTATGACCCCGATGAAGATGAAGAGTATTACAGAAAACAGCTATCCTACTTTGACCGCCGCAGCTTTGACAATAAGTCTGTGACTCAACCTGCAGTCAATCGTTTCCATGATATTGCTAAACCTGCACAGCCTCAGCTAGGATACCCTTATAACAG GACAGAGTCAGGGGAGAAGGTGAGCCCTGTGGAGAAGAGATATGAGCCAGTCCCACAAGTTAACCCTGTACCAACTCCTTATGGCCAGTCAGGACCTGCTGTCCCACCCACATCCCTACCCAAACTCAGCAATGCAGAAG TGAACTCTCTCCCAGATCCCCACAATTCCCCCAAAGGCAAACCTGAATTGTCTACTCTCCGCCCTCCTACCCGGGATGACCCAGTCCAAGGCAACTACCTTCCCCAAAAGTCTCCAGTTAATGGGACTGACATCCCACCCAAGACTCTAAGTGTCCCTGCTCCCACCAGTTACAACCGCTATGTTCCAAAGCCTTACACGAGCACTGCACGGCCATTCGAGCGCAAGTTTGAGAGCCCTAAATTCAACCACAACCTTCTGCCCAATGACACCCAGACCAAGCCAATCGTGGTGAACAACAACGTCAAAACCCACCTCTCACCTCAACCCCAGGACACAGATAGTGGAGTGGACACATTCACTCGCACTATGGACAACAGGCCCAAATATCAGCACAACAATGTCAACGCTATCCCGAAAGCTATCCCTGTCAG CCCCAATGcactggatgatgatgatgaagatgaaggacACACTGTGGTTGCTACAGCACGGGGTATCTTTAATTGTAACGGTGGCGTATTGAGCTCAATCGAGACGGGTGTGAGTATTATCATCCCCCAGGGAGCCATTCCTGAAAGTGTGGAGCAGGAGATCTACTTTAAAGTGTGCAGAGATAACAGCATCCTGCCTCCACTGGACAAGGAGAAAG GTGAAACTCTGCTCAGCCCCCTGGTCATGTGTGGGCCTCATGGTCTGAAGTTCCTGAAGCCAGTGGAGCTGCGCTTGCCACACTGTGCGTCTATGACCCCTGATGGTTGGTCTTTTGCTCTAAAATCCTCCGACTCCTCGTCGG GTGACCCCAAATGCTGGCAGAATAAATCTCTCCCAGGGGACCCCAATTACCTGGTGGGCGctaactgtgtgtctgtgctcatTGACCACTTCTGA